The window GGTCGTGCAGCGTGAAGCCGTCGTGGCAGGTCGCGAAGTTGATCGAGGCGAGCGGGCGCCGGCCGTCGTCCTGGTAGAGGTCGGACGAGCCCGTGAGGCGGCCCGCGAACTCGGCGAGCGTGCGGGGCTCGCCCCGCCACAGGTCGCGGACGGTGTCCCGGTACTTGCCGTTCCACTCGGTCCACAGCGGCGGGAAGTTGCCGACCTGGTAACCGCCCTCGCCCACGTCCCACGGCTCGGCGATCAGCTTCACCTGGCTGACGACCGGGTCCTGCTGCACCAGGTCGAAGAACGACGACAGCCGGTCCACCTCGTGGAACTGGCGCGCGAGCGTGGCCGCCAGGTCGAAGCGGAAACCGTCGACGTGCATCTCGGTCACCCAGTACCGCAGCGAGTCCATGATCAGCTGGAGCACGTGCGGGGACCGCATGAGCAGGGAGTTCCCGGTGCCCGTGGTGTCCATGTAGTACTTCTGGTCGTCGGCCAGGCGGTAGTACGAGGCGTTGTCGAGCCCCCGGAAGGAGAGCGTCGGGCCGAGGTGGTTGCCCTCCGCCGTGTGGTTGTAGACCACGTCGAGGATCACCTCGATGCCCGCCTGGTGCAGGGCCTTGACCGCCTGCTTGAACTCCAGCACCTGCTCGCCCCGGTCGCCCCACGAGGCGTAGGCGTTGTGCGGAGCGAAGAAGCCGATGGTGTTGTAGCCCCAGTAGTTCGCGAGGCCCGCGTCGGCCAGCCGGTGGTCCTGGACGAACTGGTGGACCGGCATCAGTTCGATCGCCGTCACGCCCAGCTCGGTCAGGTGGGCGATGATCTCCGGGTGCGCGAGCCCCGCGTACGTGCCGCGCAGTTCCTCGGGGAGGCCCGGGTGGAGCATGGTCAGGCCCTTCACATGGGCCTCGTAGATCACCGTGCGGTGGTAGTCCGTACGGGGGCGGCGGTCATCGCCCCAGTCGAAGTAGGGGTTGACCACGACCGAGCTCATCGTGTGCGGCGCCGAGTCGAGGTCGTTGCGCTCGTCCGGCTTGCCGAACGGATAGCCGTACACCGCCTCGCCCCACTCGATCTTCCCGGAGATCGCACGCGCGTACGGGTCGAGGAGCAGCTTCGCGGAGTTGCAGCGCCGCCCGTGCTGCGGCTCGTACGGGCCGTGCACCCGGAAGCCGTAACGCTGGCCCGGCATCACCCCGGGCAGATAGGCGTGGCGGACGAAGGCGTCGGTCTCGCGGAGCTCCACCGCCGTTTCCGAACCGTCGTCGTGCAGCAGGCACAACTCGATCCGGTCGGCGGCCTCCGAGAAGACCGCGAAGTTGGTTCCGGCGCCGTCGTAGGTGGCGCCGAGGGGATAGGCGTGTCCCGGCCAGACCTGCATAGATAGGACTCTTCCACTTCTGATCCGGGTGCTGGGGGTTTTCGCCCCGATACTCCCCGAAAGACGGTCCTGTACCTAGTACGTCGGCCGGTGCGGCCGGGTCCCGTCGACGCGATCCCACCGGGCCGGTCAACCTGGGACACCTCCGTGTCGCCCGGACAGGGGTCACGGGCCGCCCGACAGCTCCTCCGTCCGGTATGCGGCATGCGAGAGGGTGCGCAATCACTATGAACCATCTCACTCCACCCGATCTCGTCGCAAGGAACAGGCCGGATCCATAGGGGAGTTGAGTGAGGAGCATGTGCATCCTGCTGCACCGGCTCCCGCTTGCGGAGTACCCTTCCTTGATCGTTGGTGGGGGAGTGGAAGGCGGTACGCGGGTGAGCTCGGGAGGATTCGAGCTGCCCCCAGGTGACGCAGGTCACGAGGGGGAATCGACCGATGCCCAGCCGGGGGCGGTCTCCCTCGCACAGCCCATGGAGATCGGCGCCGAGCTGGACTGGGGCGCGGACGCCTGGAACGAGGTGCGCACGCGCGCCCAGCGGGCGGGGCGTGCGTACATCTGGCTGAATCTGGTGGAACAGCGGCTGCGCGCCGTGGTCTCCGCGGTGATCCGGCCGATCTACGAACCGGTGCACGGCGAGGAATGGGTCGTCGCCGCCGCGGGGCCCGCGGGGCAGGAGTGGGTGCAGCGGGCCGTGGCGGTCCGCGAGGTCTCCCGCCGCAAGGGCTATCTGCTCGACCCGGCCGACGACAACGTCCTCAGCTTCCTCACGCTCCCGCAGCTGCGGGAGCTGATGGTCCAGCACTGGCCCTGCTTCGAGCCGTACTTCGACGACCGCCGCGAGGTGGAGCTCGCGCTGGACGAGCTGGAGGTGGCGCGCAACGTCGTCTCCCGCAACCGCGCGCTGAACGAGGCGGTCCTCGCGCAGGCCGAGCGCGCCTCCGCCCGGCTCCTGGAGATCCTCGGCAGCGGGGCCGCGGTCCCGTCCGCCGACCGGCTGCCCGTCGACGCGGTGGAGGAGCTGGTCGGCGACCGCTACGCCGACGTCGTGTCCGTCCACCCCGACCGGGTGCGGCTGCAGCGCCAGCTGCCCGCCGAGGACCTGTTCGGCGGCGCCCGCAGGCTGGACGCGATCGGCATCGGGCTCAACCTCCTCACACAGAACTTCTCCGGCCGCCGGCTGGTCCGCCTCGCCGAGTCCGGCTGCCGGGTCAGGCTGCTCTTCATCAACCCGGCGAGCAGTGCGGTCAAGCGCAGGGAGCGCGAACTCGGCCTCAAGAAGGCCGAGCTGAGCCGCTCGGTGGAGATGAACATCCTGCACATGCGCAGGGTCCGCTCCAAGCTCCGCGACCCCGACGCCTTCCAGATCCACGTCTTCGACGAGACGCCCCGCTTCACCGCCTACCTGGTGGACGGCGACGGGCCCGACGCCGTCGGGGTCGTCCAGCCCTATCTCCGGCGCGCACGCGGGATGGAGGCGCCCGTGCTGGTGCTGCGCGGCGGCGGACGCGCGGTGGTGCGGGCAGGACAGGACAGCGAGCACGGCCTCTTCGAGACCTACCGCGAGGAGTTCGAGTCGGTCTGGACGGACTCCAGGCCCGTCTCCTGACGCCCCCTCCTCCCGTTGTCAGTGGGGCGTGCGAGGGTTGGTCATCACTCGGGGGAACGCACCACAGGAGGAGGCAGGGGATGAGCTGGCACCAGGAGCGCCTGGTCGGTTTCGACCTGGAGACGACCGGCACGGACCCGTCGGAGGCCCGGATCGTCACCGCCGCGGTCGTCGCGGTGGACGGCAGGCACGCCGAGCCGGTCCGCAGTGGCACCTGGCTGGCGGACCCCGGCATACGGATCCCCGAGCAGGCTTCCGCGATCCACGGCATCAGCAGCGAGCGGGCGGCGGCGGAGGGCCGCCCGGTCCGCGAGGTGGCGGACGAGATCGCCGGGACGCTCGTGGAGTACTGGCGCGAGGGCGTGCCCGTGGTGGCCTACAACGCG is drawn from Streptomyces sp. NBC_00178 and contains these coding sequences:
- the glgX gene encoding glycogen debranching protein GlgX — encoded protein: MQVWPGHAYPLGATYDGAGTNFAVFSEAADRIELCLLHDDGSETAVELRETDAFVRHAYLPGVMPGQRYGFRVHGPYEPQHGRRCNSAKLLLDPYARAISGKIEWGEAVYGYPFGKPDERNDLDSAPHTMSSVVVNPYFDWGDDRRPRTDYHRTVIYEAHVKGLTMLHPGLPEELRGTYAGLAHPEIIAHLTELGVTAIELMPVHQFVQDHRLADAGLANYWGYNTIGFFAPHNAYASWGDRGEQVLEFKQAVKALHQAGIEVILDVVYNHTAEGNHLGPTLSFRGLDNASYYRLADDQKYYMDTTGTGNSLLMRSPHVLQLIMDSLRYWVTEMHVDGFRFDLAATLARQFHEVDRLSSFFDLVQQDPVVSQVKLIAEPWDVGEGGYQVGNFPPLWTEWNGKYRDTVRDLWRGEPRTLAEFAGRLTGSSDLYQDDGRRPLASINFATCHDGFTLHDLVSYNDKRNEANGEGNRDGESHNRSWNCGAEGETEDKEVLELRSRQMRNFIATLMLSQGVPMLSHGDEFARTQRGNNNGYCQDNELSWVHWPDPAAAARAEDAEDDGAAAGTDTSLLEFTRAMVWLRRDHPVFRRRRFFHGRPVEGTHDELSDIAWFTPRGEEMTQRDWQAAHAKAMTVFLNGHAISEPGPRGERISDDSFLLMFNAGAETLEFAVPMNHGKQWQVVVDTAVPDGVPPGAGPKVSAGERVTLVGRSLSVLKRPA
- a CDS encoding SAV2148 family HEPN domain-containing protein; this encodes MSSGGFELPPGDAGHEGESTDAQPGAVSLAQPMEIGAELDWGADAWNEVRTRAQRAGRAYIWLNLVEQRLRAVVSAVIRPIYEPVHGEEWVVAAAGPAGQEWVQRAVAVREVSRRKGYLLDPADDNVLSFLTLPQLRELMVQHWPCFEPYFDDRREVELALDELEVARNVVSRNRALNEAVLAQAERASARLLEILGSGAAVPSADRLPVDAVEELVGDRYADVVSVHPDRVRLQRQLPAEDLFGGARRLDAIGIGLNLLTQNFSGRRLVRLAESGCRVRLLFINPASSAVKRRERELGLKKAELSRSVEMNILHMRRVRSKLRDPDAFQIHVFDETPRFTAYLVDGDGPDAVGVVQPYLRRARGMEAPVLVLRGGGRAVVRAGQDSEHGLFETYREEFESVWTDSRPVS